One region of Chlorobiota bacterium genomic DNA includes:
- a CDS encoding Uma2 family endonuclease — MDALPRKYLTQQEYLAIERAAQWKSEYYQGEMFAMAGGSNAHNRLIVNLTGELFNRLKGTNCLLNSSDLRIQVSEAGLYTYPDLSIVCGQQEFADGVKDTLTNPVVIVEVLSPSTESYDRGEKFRMYRQLPSLREYILIAQDRPFVDQFIRDDEDRWFVLMTQGLESVLTLQSCGVSIPMSALYENVEFANSNEQEGG; from the coding sequence ATGGACGCGCTCCCACGGAAATATCTAACCCAACAGGAGTACTTGGCGATTGAGCGAGCAGCCCAATGGAAGAGTGAGTATTACCAGGGGGAAATGTTCGCCATGGCTGGGGGATCGAATGCGCACAACCGGCTGATTGTGAACCTTACTGGTGAGTTGTTCAATCGCCTGAAGGGAACCAATTGTTTGCTGAACTCCAGCGACCTGCGGATTCAAGTAAGTGAAGCTGGTCTCTACACCTATCCTGACCTCTCGATTGTGTGTGGCCAGCAAGAGTTCGCCGACGGAGTGAAAGATACTTTGACCAATCCCGTGGTGATTGTTGAGGTGTTATCACCCTCCACGGAATCCTACGACCGTGGGGAGAAGTTCCGAATGTATCGCCAGCTGCCAAGCCTGCGGGAGTACATTCTGATTGCCCAGGACCGTCCGTTTGTGGACCAGTTCATCCGCGATGACGAGGACCGCTGGTTTGTGCTGATGACGCAAGGGTTGGAGTCGGTGCTGACGTTGCAGAGTTGTGGGGTCTCCATTCCGATGAGCGCGTTGTACGAGAATGTGGAGTTTGCCAATTCAAACGAGCAGGAGGGGGGATAG
- the nuoL gene encoding NADH-quinone oxidoreductase subunit L, translating into MVSTFLPFILLLPLAGFAINGIFGKKINSERLSGLIGASTVGIGFILSVAIFLELLGMAPDARSVGVNLADWITAGQFSVGFSYLVDPLSVIFLLVITGVGTLIHIYSMGYMHGDPGFSRFFAYLNLFIFMMLNLVLADNLLLTFLGWEGVGLCSFLLIGFWYDRKFEGVGITWTGDAAKKAFVVNRIGDLGMLIGMFILFSQFGTLNYHQLTEVLSSGAFFPGGSDLLTVAALCLFVGACGKSAQIPLGVWLPDAMAGPTPVSALIHAATMVTAGIFLISRNATLFTLSPTAMAVVTGVAATTALIAATVGIAQNDIKKVLAYSTVSQLGFMFVALGVGAFTAAVFHVVTHAFFKALLFLGSGSVIHGMHEEQDMQKMGGLKKYMPHTYKTYLIGAIAIAGIFPLSGFFSKDEILYHAFNDGSPVLWVVGAVAAFCTAFYMFRSVHLTFDGEERFDHHHVHPHESPASMTVPLWILAVLSVVGGFLGLPAIFGEHVHLLHSWLEPVFAPAYKFFSQHHASHTTELVLMVVSLCIGIAGILTARRVYIQKPGTADKVAARFPAVHKLLWNKWYVDEIYEVGIVKFIWVTSQSFLHRIFDKKIIDGILHTLANGAGAAGRGLRQIQTGVVTNYVTLFVLGILIIVGYLILG; encoded by the coding sequence ATGGTTTCAACATTTCTACCGTTCATCTTGCTGCTTCCACTTGCGGGGTTTGCCATCAACGGCATCTTCGGCAAGAAAATCAACTCCGAACGCCTTAGCGGGTTGATTGGGGCCAGCACCGTCGGCATTGGCTTCATCCTTTCGGTGGCCATTTTCTTGGAATTGTTAGGCATGGCGCCCGATGCCCGCAGCGTCGGGGTCAACCTTGCCGATTGGATCACCGCCGGGCAGTTCTCGGTTGGCTTCAGCTACTTGGTTGATCCCCTTTCGGTCATCTTCCTTCTGGTTATTACCGGGGTTGGGACGCTTATCCACATCTATTCGATGGGGTACATGCATGGCGACCCCGGGTTCAGCCGGTTCTTCGCCTACCTGAATCTCTTCATCTTTATGATGTTGAATCTGGTGCTGGCCGATAACCTTCTGCTGACCTTCCTCGGCTGGGAAGGGGTGGGGCTTTGCTCCTTCCTCCTGATCGGCTTCTGGTACGACCGCAAGTTCGAAGGTGTTGGAATCACCTGGACCGGCGATGCCGCAAAAAAAGCCTTTGTGGTGAACCGCATCGGCGACTTGGGAATGCTGATTGGGATGTTCATCCTGTTTAGCCAGTTCGGCACGCTGAACTATCATCAGCTCACCGAAGTCCTCTCCTCCGGCGCGTTTTTCCCGGGGGGAAGCGACCTTCTGACGGTGGCCGCGCTTTGCTTGTTCGTTGGCGCGTGCGGGAAGTCGGCTCAGATTCCGTTGGGAGTTTGGTTGCCTGATGCAATGGCCGGCCCAACCCCGGTTTCGGCATTGATCCACGCGGCAACAATGGTGACCGCTGGCATCTTCCTGATTAGCCGGAACGCCACGCTGTTCACCCTTTCGCCAACGGCAATGGCGGTTGTCACCGGCGTTGCCGCCACCACCGCGCTGATTGCCGCCACCGTCGGCATTGCCCAAAACGACATCAAGAAAGTGCTGGCCTACTCCACCGTTAGCCAGCTTGGGTTCATGTTTGTGGCGTTGGGGGTTGGGGCCTTCACTGCGGCGGTTTTCCACGTTGTCACCCACGCGTTTTTCAAAGCCCTTCTCTTCTTGGGCTCCGGCTCCGTGATCCACGGAATGCACGAGGAACAGGACATGCAGAAGATGGGCGGCTTGAAAAAATATATGCCGCACACCTACAAAACGTACCTGATTGGCGCGATTGCCATTGCCGGTATCTTCCCGCTCAGCGGTTTCTTCTCCAAAGATGAAATCTTGTACCACGCCTTCAACGATGGCAGCCCTGTGCTGTGGGTTGTTGGCGCGGTTGCGGCCTTCTGCACCGCCTTCTACATGTTCCGCTCGGTCCATCTCACGTTTGATGGGGAGGAGCGGTTCGACCATCACCACGTCCACCCGCACGAGTCGCCCGCCAGCATGACGGTTCCGCTTTGGATACTGGCTGTGCTCTCGGTTGTTGGCGGATTCTTGGGGCTTCCCGCAATCTTTGGGGAGCACGTCCACCTGCTTCATAGCTGGCTTGAACCGGTGTTCGCCCCGGCCTACAAGTTCTTCTCGCAACATCACGCCTCGCATACCACCGAGCTTGTTCTGATGGTGGTTTCGCTCTGCATTGGCATTGCCGGAATCTTAACGGCGCGGCGGGTTTATATCCAGAAGCCTGGCACTGCCGACAAGGTGGCCGCGCGCTTCCCTGCGGTCCACAAACTGCTGTGGAATAAGTGGTATGTGGACGAGATCTACGAAGTCGGCATCGTGAAATTTATCTGGGTGACAAGCCAGTCGTTCCTGCATCGCATCTTCGATAAAAAGATCATTGATGGAATCTTGCACACCCTTGCCAACGGAGCCGGGGCCGCCGGGCGCGGGCTTCGCCAAATTCAAACCGGGGTTGTCACCAACTACGTGACGCTGTTTGTGCTTGGCATTCTTATCATCGTTGGCTATCTGATCCTGGGCTAA
- a CDS encoding Uma2 family endonuclease, giving the protein MSITGEMFAMAGTSRNHARIAFNAAGELHGGLKGKGCEGYVSDMRVHVERSGLYTYPDIAIVCGNPEFQDGAFDTLLNPVVIFEILSPSTESYDRGKKFQMYRQLPSLQEYILIAQDRPFVDQFIRDDEDRWFVLMTQGLESVLTLQSCGVSIPMSALYQNVEFANPNEQEGG; this is encoded by the coding sequence GTGAGTATTACCGGGGAGATGTTCGCCATGGCTGGGACAAGCCGCAATCATGCCCGCATTGCGTTCAATGCTGCTGGCGAGCTTCATGGCGGATTAAAGGGAAAAGGCTGCGAAGGATATGTGAGCGATATGCGGGTCCACGTGGAGCGTTCGGGATTATATACCTATCCCGACATCGCCATCGTCTGCGGGAATCCGGAGTTCCAAGATGGAGCGTTCGACACGCTGCTGAACCCGGTGGTGATCTTTGAAATTCTTTCCCCCTCCACGGAATCCTACGACCGTGGGAAGAAATTCCAGATGTATCGCCAGCTGCCAAGCCTGCAGGAGTACATCCTGATTGCCCAGGACCGTCCGTTTGTGGACCAGTTCATCCGCGATGACGAGGACCGCTGGTTTGTGCTGATGACGCAAGGGTTGGAGTCGGTGCTGACGTTGCAGAGTTGCGGGGTATCCATTCCGATGAGCGCGTTGTACCAGAATGTGGAGTTTGCCAATCCAAACGAGCAGGAGGGGGGATAG
- a CDS encoding Uma2 family endonuclease, whose product MDALPRKYLTEEEYLAIERAAQWKSEYYQGEMFAMAGGSEAHSLIAMNLGGEIREALRSKPCRVYNSDLRVQVDSVGLYTYPDLSIVSGQPQFAEEQKDNLLNPVVIIEILSPSTEAYGRGKKFDLYQQLRSLKEYILVAQDRVSVISYVRNDDAETWTMRSYWQLQDVLTIASCNATVPLAEIYRDVPNVESLPLAG is encoded by the coding sequence ATGGACGCTCTTCCACGGAAATATCTAACCGAAGAGGAGTACTTGGCGATTGAGCGAGCAGCCCAATGGAAGAGTGAGTATTACCAGGGGGAGATGTTCGCTATGGCCGGGGGATCAGAGGCTCATTCGCTTATTGCAATGAACCTTGGGGGGGAGATACGAGAGGCCTTACGATCGAAGCCTTGCCGGGTGTATAACAGCGACCTTCGGGTTCAGGTGGATAGCGTGGGGCTTTATACCTATCCCGATCTCTCCATCGTGTCTGGCCAGCCGCAATTTGCTGAGGAGCAGAAGGATAACTTGCTGAACCCGGTTGTCATTATCGAGATACTCTCACCCTCAACCGAGGCCTACGGCCGGGGGAAGAAATTTGATCTTTACCAACAGCTTCGTTCGTTGAAGGAGTACATCTTGGTTGCTCAAGATCGTGTCTCCGTCATAAGCTACGTGCGCAACGACGATGCCGAAACGTGGACGATGCGTTCATACTGGCAACTTCAGGACGTATTAACGATTGCCAGCTGCAACGCCACGGTTCCGCTTGCAGAAATCTACCGGGATGTTCCCAACGTGGAGTCCCTTCCCCTTGCCGGGTAG
- a CDS encoding class II glutamine amidotransferase: MNMCRFVAYIGKPVLAHDLLYKPQHSLIERQSIGAQEMSIPINGDGVGISWYDFSLDDEPCQFRSVRPAWSDINLRYLSKKVKTTMLFAHVRAATPGSLVEEVNCHPFVHGKLTWMHNGMVQGFGKIRRALLRELKTEAYDAVHGSTDSEHLFGMFLNRLENPLGDVTTQQMVDAMFGMFDDFNTLLYEHDIREHSYLNLCVSNGKAIIATRYTTNPRVQPASLYYMFGKEYVATNDRCYMIPDEGRSETIILASEPFTTHKSDFVKVGRNSMIIVDEDLSIRFEDIELPFEKAAFVYNE; this comes from the coding sequence ATGAATATGTGCCGTTTCGTGGCCTACATCGGCAAACCAGTTCTTGCCCACGACCTACTCTACAAGCCGCAGCACTCGCTGATTGAGCGGCAATCAATTGGCGCGCAGGAGATGTCAATCCCAATCAATGGCGATGGGGTTGGGATCAGCTGGTATGATTTCAGCCTTGACGACGAGCCGTGCCAATTCCGCTCGGTGCGTCCGGCCTGGAGCGATATCAACTTGCGGTATCTGAGCAAGAAGGTGAAAACCACCATGCTGTTTGCGCACGTCCGCGCCGCGACCCCGGGGTCGCTGGTGGAAGAAGTGAACTGCCACCCGTTTGTTCACGGGAAGCTGACCTGGATGCACAACGGAATGGTGCAAGGCTTCGGCAAAATCCGCCGCGCACTGCTCCGCGAACTGAAAACCGAAGCCTACGATGCCGTCCACGGCTCCACCGATTCCGAGCATCTGTTCGGTATGTTCTTGAATCGCTTGGAAAACCCGCTGGGGGATGTCACAACCCAGCAGATGGTGGACGCAATGTTTGGGATGTTCGATGACTTCAACACGTTGCTCTACGAACACGACATCCGTGAGCATTCCTACCTGAACCTGTGTGTCTCCAACGGCAAGGCGATTATTGCCACACGCTACACCACCAATCCACGGGTGCAGCCGGCATCGCTCTATTATATGTTTGGGAAGGAGTACGTGGCCACCAACGACCGCTGCTACATGATCCCTGACGAAGGGCGTAGCGAGACGATCATCCTTGCCAGCGAGCCGTTCACAACGCATAAATCGGACTTCGTGAAGGTTGGCCGCAACAGCATGATTATCGTGGATGAGGACCTCTCCATCCGTTTTGAGGACATCGAACTGCCGTTCGAAAAAGCCGCGTTTGTTTATAACGAGTAA
- the lpdA gene encoding dihydrolipoyl dehydrogenase, which yields MAETQFDVIVIGSGPGGYVAAIRASQLGLKTAIVERDRLGGICLNWGCIPTKALLKNAEYMHFLNHASDFGFSFDNLSVDFQRVIQRSREVADANSNGVSFLMKKNNITVISGWGVVKAQGQVEVRDTDGNPTQQLSCRAIILATGARPRVFPGIEVDFKRVITSTEAMIQEKLPASMVIMGAGAIGVEFAYFYNAFGTKVTIVEMQPNIMPIEDEDASKEVARAFKKRKVELLTEHRVISAKTVGDGVEVVVEDKNGKQKTLNADLALNAVGVTGNIEGIGLEGLGIAVERGHIKVDKFMQTNVPGVYAIGDVVGAPWLAHVASAEGVVAAEHIAGHHTPGMDYSNIPGCTYCQPQVASVGMTEKAARAAGYELKIGKFPFKASGKARAIGETDGFVKLVIDAKYGEILGAHIVGSEATEMIAELGLARSLEATGESVFRTIHAHPTLSEAVMEAAADAYGEALNM from the coding sequence ATGGCCGAAACTCAGTTTGATGTTATCGTCATCGGCAGCGGACCGGGCGGATACGTCGCCGCAATTCGCGCTTCCCAGCTTGGTCTGAAAACCGCCATTGTTGAACGCGACCGGCTTGGCGGCATCTGCTTGAACTGGGGGTGTATCCCCACCAAAGCGTTGCTGAAAAATGCCGAGTACATGCACTTCCTGAACCATGCTTCCGACTTCGGTTTCAGCTTCGATAACCTTTCGGTGGATTTCCAACGGGTGATCCAACGCAGCCGCGAAGTTGCCGATGCCAACAGCAACGGCGTTAGCTTCCTGATGAAGAAAAACAACATCACGGTAATCAGCGGCTGGGGGGTGGTGAAAGCGCAGGGCCAGGTGGAGGTCCGCGATACCGATGGCAATCCAACCCAGCAACTTTCCTGCCGCGCAATCATCCTTGCCACCGGCGCACGCCCGCGCGTCTTCCCGGGGATTGAGGTTGATTTCAAACGGGTGATCACCTCCACCGAGGCGATGATTCAAGAAAAACTTCCAGCATCCATGGTCATCATGGGGGCCGGGGCCATTGGGGTGGAGTTCGCCTACTTCTACAACGCGTTCGGAACAAAGGTCACGATTGTGGAGATGCAGCCGAATATCATGCCGATTGAGGATGAGGATGCATCGAAAGAAGTGGCGCGCGCATTCAAAAAACGGAAGGTGGAGCTGCTTACCGAACACCGCGTTATCTCCGCCAAAACCGTTGGCGACGGGGTTGAGGTGGTGGTGGAGGACAAGAACGGCAAGCAAAAAACGCTGAATGCCGACCTTGCCCTGAACGCCGTTGGCGTAACCGGAAACATTGAAGGAATTGGGCTGGAAGGGCTTGGAATCGCGGTGGAGCGGGGCCATATCAAGGTTGATAAATTTATGCAGACCAACGTGCCAGGGGTGTATGCCATTGGCGACGTGGTTGGCGCGCCGTGGCTGGCTCACGTTGCCAGTGCCGAAGGAGTGGTTGCTGCCGAGCATATCGCCGGCCACCACACCCCGGGGATGGATTACTCCAACATCCCGGGCTGCACCTACTGCCAGCCGCAAGTGGCCTCGGTTGGGATGACCGAAAAAGCCGCACGCGCTGCGGGATATGAGTTGAAGATTGGCAAGTTCCCCTTCAAAGCCAGCGGAAAAGCCCGCGCCATTGGGGAAACCGATGGCTTCGTGAAGCTGGTGATTGATGCCAAATATGGGGAGATTCTGGGGGCGCATATCGTTGGAAGCGAAGCCACCGAAATGATTGCCGAGCTTGGGCTTGCGCGGTCGCTGGAGGCCACCGGCGAATCGGTGTTCCGCACCATCCATGCCCACCCAACGCTCTCCGAAGCCGTGATGGAAGCCGCCGCCGATGCCTACGGCGAGGCCCTGAATATGTAA
- the rpmF gene encoding 50S ribosomal protein L32: MPNPKRKHSKSRRDKRRTHYKATAPAFGKCPNCGETKLHHTACAACGYYNGRVILNSSL, encoded by the coding sequence ATGCCAAATCCAAAACGGAAACACTCGAAGTCGCGCCGCGACAAGCGCCGCACCCATTACAAAGCAACCGCGCCAGCATTCGGCAAATGCCCGAACTGTGGCGAGACGAAGTTGCACCACACCGCCTGCGCTGCTTGCGGCTACTACAACGGGCGGGTGATACTGAACTCATCGTTGTAA
- a CDS encoding tetratricopeptide repeat protein has translation MTNSSIGHSTDSFLSLLAHVEELIDAGRIRDARRFLAQFIERKQPEPRMLPALASLYLRVGKSEQALATMRSAISELGGEASLFNALGLMLASIGKEEESREQFEEALKLEPTNNEALRNLAFTLHRSGQRRRSYGLLIECAKSSPLSVELRLICGTLLELDGRLGDAAACYREVVELSTVAQQIRLASQRLLFLNTTDLAESFDDVITKLIEEGEKEG, from the coding sequence GTGACCAACTCAAGCATCGGGCATTCTACCGATAGCTTCCTGTCGCTTCTTGCACACGTCGAGGAATTGATTGATGCCGGAAGAATACGGGACGCACGCCGGTTCCTTGCGCAGTTCATCGAACGCAAGCAGCCGGAACCGCGTATGCTTCCGGCCCTGGCTTCCCTTTATTTGCGGGTGGGGAAGTCGGAGCAAGCATTGGCCACCATGCGCTCGGCAATTTCAGAATTGGGGGGTGAGGCCTCCCTCTTCAACGCACTTGGGCTGATGCTTGCCTCGATTGGGAAAGAGGAGGAGAGCCGCGAGCAGTTCGAGGAAGCGTTGAAGCTGGAGCCAACGAACAACGAAGCCCTCCGGAATCTTGCCTTCACCCTTCATCGCTCCGGGCAACGGCGGCGTTCGTATGGGCTGCTGATTGAGTGCGCCAAATCTTCGCCACTTTCGGTTGAGCTGCGGCTGATCTGCGGGACATTGCTGGAGTTGGATGGCCGGTTGGGCGATGCCGCGGCCTGCTACCGCGAAGTGGTGGAGCTAAGCACCGTTGCCCAGCAGATCCGCTTGGCCTCGCAGCGGCTGCTGTTCCTGAACACCACGGACCTTGCCGAATCGTTCGATGACGTGATCACCAAGCTGATTGAGGAAGGGGAGAAGGAAGGATGA
- a CDS encoding DUF177 domain-containing protein yields the protein MKHHKREEAQMELFIAALSDGDHPFAFAASASAIGLDEFQDQVTATGMVRRLAHEIIVNARLTGIIVRECDRCLAETELPVDAELSLYYHITVPGERTTQADDQEIRELSGNHDSIILDEEVRQALLLAIPLKTLCRDDCKGLCSGCGADLNNEQCRCTSTEIDPRWQGLAGLFPQEEGEK from the coding sequence ATGAAGCATCACAAGAGGGAGGAGGCGCAGATGGAGCTTTTCATCGCGGCCTTAAGCGATGGGGATCATCCGTTTGCGTTCGCGGCTTCGGCCTCTGCTATCGGGCTGGATGAGTTCCAGGATCAGGTTACGGCCACCGGCATGGTGCGCCGGCTTGCCCATGAGATTATCGTCAATGCCCGGCTTACCGGAATCATCGTCCGCGAGTGCGACCGATGCCTTGCTGAAACGGAACTCCCCGTGGATGCCGAGCTAAGCCTGTACTATCACATCACCGTTCCTGGGGAGCGGACCACGCAGGCGGACGACCAAGAAATCCGTGAGCTGTCGGGGAATCACGATAGCATCATCCTTGATGAAGAAGTCCGGCAAGCCTTGCTGCTGGCGATCCCGCTGAAAACCCTTTGCCGCGATGACTGCAAAGGCCTTTGCTCCGGCTGCGGGGCGGACCTGAACAACGAACAGTGCCGCTGCACCAGCACGGAAATTGATCCACGGTGGCAAGGATTGGCGGGGCTGTTCCCGCAAGAGGAAGGGGAGAAGTAA
- a CDS encoding AI-2E family transporter produces MIQQSTPNQPAAHESGSRLIPIFLGIIVVFLVGVLLYQLGSILLPVVIAVFVSYVFKPLVIYLDKLKVPRAVSIIVVLGIVAGGIYGLYSVIKASGASFVSAAPKYEQRFNTLLADLKVTATEYGVDLDSALQNGFDFSTLNTVLTNGLNSLLSLMSDFFLILLFTLFILAGTGSFAVKTKRAFSPERAEQIAEVIHRVDEKVRRYLLTKTLINVLMGLVTAGTLYLFGVDFALLWGFFAFLLNFIPNIGSVVANILPALITLLQFGAPGTAALVLVILIVEQNLIGNVLEPRIMASGLNLSPLVVLMSLVFWGWLWGIPGMILAAPLTAIIRIICEQIPQLHSIAVLMGGVDSDNPKQKRPRLLANPNKAL; encoded by the coding sequence ATGATTCAACAATCAACGCCGAACCAGCCGGCGGCGCATGAATCGGGGAGCCGATTGATTCCCATTTTTTTGGGGATCATCGTGGTGTTTCTGGTTGGCGTGCTTCTCTACCAGTTGGGAAGCATCCTGCTTCCTGTGGTGATTGCCGTGTTTGTCAGCTACGTCTTCAAACCGCTAGTGATCTATCTGGACAAGCTGAAGGTTCCGCGCGCGGTTTCCATCATTGTGGTGCTGGGAATTGTGGCGGGCGGCATTTACGGACTCTACTCCGTTATCAAGGCCAGCGGGGCATCGTTCGTGAGTGCCGCGCCGAAGTACGAGCAACGCTTCAACACCCTGCTTGCGGACCTGAAAGTTACCGCCACCGAGTACGGGGTTGACCTTGACAGCGCGCTGCAAAACGGCTTCGACTTCTCCACGCTCAACACGGTGCTCACCAACGGGCTGAACTCCCTTCTCTCCTTGATGAGCGATTTCTTTCTGATCCTTCTGTTCACCCTGTTCATCCTTGCCGGGACCGGATCGTTTGCGGTAAAAACCAAGCGGGCGTTCAGCCCCGAGCGGGCCGAGCAGATTGCCGAAGTGATCCACCGCGTTGACGAGAAAGTGCGGCGATACCTTCTCACCAAAACCTTAATCAATGTCCTGATGGGGCTGGTGACGGCGGGGACGCTCTATCTGTTCGGCGTTGACTTCGCGCTGCTGTGGGGGTTCTTCGCCTTCCTGCTCAATTTCATTCCGAACATTGGGTCGGTGGTGGCCAACATCTTGCCGGCACTGATCACGCTGCTGCAATTCGGCGCGCCCGGGACCGCGGCGTTGGTGCTGGTGATCTTGATCGTGGAGCAGAACCTGATTGGGAACGTGTTGGAGCCGCGCATTATGGCCTCGGGGTTGAACCTTAGCCCGTTGGTGGTGCTGATGTCGTTGGTGTTTTGGGGGTGGTTATGGGGGATTCCTGGGATGATCCTTGCCGCGCCGCTGACGGCAATCATCCGCATCATCTGCGAGCAGATTCCGCAACTTCACTCGATTGCGGTCCTTATGGGAGGGGTGGATTCCGACAACCCCAAACAGAAACGCCCGCGCCTTCTGGCAAACCCAAACAAGGCTCTGTAG
- the lipB gene encoding lipoyl(octanoyl) transferase LipB — protein sequence MPAATETTPLTQPRTAVAHWLGTIRYQEAWQLQREVFDAVLKGERPNTILFCEHPDVLTIGKNARDDRNLLAPRHELRQRGYEVFDVDRGGDVTYHGPGQLVGYPIVRLGDFREDLGWYMRGLEEVIIKAIGDFGIAGGRIEKLTGVWCGDRKICAIGVRASRWTTMHGFALNVSTNLERFGAIVPCGIADHPVTSMLAETGQAHTLLEVANRFSAHWDGVMAA from the coding sequence ATGCCAGCAGCAACTGAAACCACTCCTTTAACCCAGCCCCGCACCGCGGTGGCGCACTGGTTGGGGACCATTCGGTACCAGGAGGCATGGCAGCTTCAGCGTGAAGTATTCGATGCGGTGCTGAAAGGGGAACGCCCGAACACAATCCTGTTCTGCGAACACCCCGACGTGCTCACCATCGGCAAAAACGCCCGCGACGACCGCAATCTGCTTGCCCCGCGCCACGAGCTTCGCCAGCGCGGATACGAGGTGTTCGATGTTGATCGCGGCGGGGATGTCACCTACCACGGGCCCGGGCAGCTGGTGGGCTATCCGATTGTTCGGTTGGGGGATTTCCGGGAGGATTTGGGGTGGTACATGAGGGGGTTGGAGGAGGTCATCATCAAAGCCATTGGGGATTTTGGAATCGCTGGGGGAAGGATTGAAAAACTTACCGGGGTGTGGTGTGGGGACCGGAAAATCTGTGCAATCGGCGTGCGCGCAAGCCGCTGGACTACGATGCACGGGTTCGCGCTGAACGTTTCCACCAACCTTGAGCGTTTTGGGGCGATTGTCCCCTGCGGCATTGCCGACCACCCCGTAACCTCCATGCTTGCCGAAACCGGGCAAGCCCACACGCTGCTTGAAGTTGCCAACCGTTTTTCTGCACACTGGGATGGAGTGATGGCTGCCTGA
- a CDS encoding divalent-cation tolerance protein CutA has product MTNSGTNAIIVVLITAPSVDVAQQIAATLVEERLAACCTILPAVRSVYRWEGRVEDAEEVLVLVKTAQEFFPQLQQRVLELHPYQLPEVIAVPVVAGLAGYVDWVLDSVRR; this is encoded by the coding sequence ATGACCAACTCCGGAACAAACGCCATCATCGTGGTGCTGATTACCGCGCCCTCCGTTGACGTTGCCCAGCAGATTGCTGCGACCCTTGTGGAAGAACGCCTTGCTGCGTGCTGCACCATCCTTCCCGCTGTCCGCTCGGTGTATCGCTGGGAGGGGAGGGTGGAGGATGCCGAAGAAGTGCTGGTGTTGGTGAAAACCGCCCAAGAATTCTTCCCGCAGCTTCAGCAACGGGTGTTGGAGTTGCACCCGTATCAGTTGCCGGAAGTGATTGCGGTTCCGGTGGTTGCCGGCCTTGCGGGATATGTGGACTGGGTGCTGGACTCGGTGCGCCGGTGA